Proteins found in one Planococcus citri chromosome 2, ihPlaCitr1.1, whole genome shotgun sequence genomic segment:
- the LOC135837509 gene encoding early growth response protein 4-like has protein sequence MHGGFVTDRFSIPLAGLIAGASGVAPLYSVVRAAAAAADSLTQERLQYWTRFDPYSFSAVAPANPAVADGRFFCPKCPRSYRNKNHLYRHIRYECDRKKQYRCGICLKDFYRRDNLKTHINYKHAAFLRSLKAESKA, from the exons ATGCATGGAGGTTTTGTTACGGATCGCTTTTCTATTCCCTTGG CTGGATTAATAGCCGGAGCTTCGGGTGTAGCTCCTTTATATTCGGTAGTAAGAGCGGCGGCTGCAGCAGCTGACTCGCTCACCCAAGAACGTCTCCAGTACTGGACTAGATTCGATCCGTATTCGTTTTCAGCCGTCGCACCAGCCAATCCAGCGGTCGCCGATGGTCGTTTTTTCTGCCCCAAGTGTCCGCGAAGTTATCGTAACAAGAATCACTTGTATAGGCATATTCGTTACGAGTGTGATCGAAAGAAACAATACAGATGTGGTATTTGCTTGAAGGATTTCTATAGAAGAGATAATCTCAAAACTCATATCAATTATAAGCACGCCGCTTTCCTCAGGAGTCTTAAAGCTGAGTCTAAAGCTTAA